A genomic stretch from Actinomadura rubteroloni includes:
- a CDS encoding anti-sigma factor family protein has product MNPAHLDYDTLADLAEGLLDDDRAASVDEHLAACAECRDRSAELADVSRILAAAPVPALPPDLTARIDSALAAESRAAGEPPGVTDLNRRRARRNPWRALSAAAAAIVVLGGGGLVGRAVLDGADDGKHLSASVPPQPMTDPRHPKVQSFGAGWRVVHSGTAYRAATLGRQVTGQLSRTAASAAIPDARTSDCVAGVAQGRAPALVDVATYDGRPATIIAVRGADGRPDVWVVGPGCSSRNPDVLAHSG; this is encoded by the coding sequence ATGAACCCCGCGCATCTCGACTACGACACTTTGGCCGACCTGGCCGAAGGACTTCTGGACGACGACCGGGCCGCCTCCGTCGACGAGCACCTCGCCGCCTGCGCCGAGTGCCGGGACCGCTCCGCCGAACTTGCGGACGTCTCCCGGATCCTCGCCGCGGCGCCCGTCCCGGCGCTGCCGCCCGACCTCACGGCACGGATCGACTCGGCCCTGGCCGCCGAGTCCCGCGCCGCCGGTGAGCCACCGGGCGTCACCGACCTGAACCGGCGGCGCGCGCGACGGAACCCGTGGCGGGCCCTGTCGGCCGCCGCGGCGGCGATCGTGGTGCTCGGCGGGGGCGGACTCGTCGGCCGGGCCGTGCTGGACGGAGCCGACGACGGCAAGCACCTGAGCGCGTCCGTGCCGCCGCAGCCGATGACCGATCCGCGCCACCCGAAGGTGCAGTCTTTCGGTGCCGGGTGGCGGGTCGTGCACAGCGGCACCGCGTACCGGGCGGCGACGCTCGGCCGTCAGGTCACCGGGCAGCTCTCCCGGACGGCCGCCTCCGCCGCCATCCCCGACGCGCGCACGAGCGACTGCGTGGCGGGCGTCGCGCAGGGCCGCGCGCCCGCGCTGGTGGACGTCGCCACCTACGACGGACGGCCCGCCACGATCATCGCGGTCCGGGGCGCCGACGGACGTCCCGACGTCTGGGTCGTCGGGCCGGGCTGCTCCTCGCGCAACCCGGACGTCCTCGCGCACAGCGGCTGA
- the trxA gene encoding thioredoxin, with the protein MKAVTDADFETAVLKSDKPVLVDFWAEWCGPCRMIAPVLEEISKEHGDKLEIVKLNTDENAGTAGKYGIMQIPNLLVFKDGEVVKQILGAKPKAALLRDLQEFIG; encoded by the coding sequence ATGAAGGCCGTGACCGACGCCGACTTCGAGACCGCGGTCCTGAAGAGCGACAAGCCCGTGCTGGTCGACTTCTGGGCGGAGTGGTGCGGCCCCTGCCGGATGATCGCCCCCGTCCTGGAGGAGATCTCCAAGGAGCACGGCGACAAGCTGGAGATCGTCAAGCTGAACACCGACGAGAACGCCGGCACCGCCGGCAAGTACGGGATCATGCAGATCCCGAACCTGCTCGTCTTCAAGGACGGCGAGGTCGTCAAGCAGATCCTCGGCGCCAAGCCCAAGGCCGCCCTCCTGCGCGACCTCCAGGAGTTCATCGGCTGA
- the sigM gene encoding RNA polymerase sigma factor SigM, which yields MGAMSVTALAEVPDKELLARHAEGEPHAFAELVRRHRDRMWAVAVRTLGDPEEAADALQDACLSAFRAAGRFRGDAAVTTWLHRIVVNACLDRIRRRSVRPATPMGDDATFDAVAPKLPDPTDAHGVSLDVQEALASLPFEQRAALVLVDMMGYSVDDAAAVLEVPPGTIKSRCARGRARLAPLLHHHRNRRDPRNVGGVEGGGVPT from the coding sequence ATGGGTGCGATGAGCGTCACGGCCCTCGCCGAGGTGCCCGACAAGGAACTGCTGGCCCGGCACGCCGAGGGCGAGCCGCACGCGTTCGCCGAACTCGTCCGGCGGCACCGCGACCGGATGTGGGCGGTCGCCGTCCGCACGCTCGGCGACCCCGAGGAGGCCGCCGACGCGCTCCAAGACGCGTGCCTGTCGGCGTTCCGCGCCGCCGGACGGTTCCGCGGCGACGCCGCCGTCACCACGTGGCTGCACCGCATCGTCGTCAACGCCTGCCTGGACCGCATCCGCCGCCGTTCGGTGCGTCCCGCCACGCCGATGGGCGACGACGCCACGTTCGACGCCGTCGCGCCCAAGCTGCCCGACCCGACGGACGCGCACGGCGTGTCCCTCGACGTCCAGGAGGCCCTGGCGAGCCTGCCGTTCGAGCAGCGCGCCGCCCTCGTGCTCGTGGACATGATGGGCTACTCGGTGGACGACGCCGCCGCCGTCCTGGAGGTCCCGCCCGGGACGATCAAGAGCCGCTGCGCCCGTGGCCGCGCCCGCCTGGCGCCCCTTCTCCACCACCACAGGAACCGACGGGACCCCAGAAACGTCGGAGGTGTGGAAGGAGGTGGCGTGCCCACATGA
- a CDS encoding dienelactone hydrolase family protein: protein MASILLFHSMYGLRPAVTAAADRFRAAGHVVHVPDLYEGRIADTPEEGEALRDEIGRDELLRRAVAAAAPHAGDGLVYAGLSLGAAVAQTLALADEKARGLLLLHGTSDLADDARTEIPVQLHVADPDTYEPVDWQNAWYLRMRKAGADVEVFRYPGAGHLFTDPDLPDYDAESAGRVWPIALDFVDGL, encoded by the coding sequence ATGGCGTCGATCCTGCTGTTCCACTCGATGTACGGGCTGCGTCCCGCCGTCACGGCCGCGGCCGACCGGTTCCGCGCGGCGGGCCACGTCGTTCATGTACCCGATCTGTACGAAGGACGCATCGCCGACACCCCCGAAGAGGGCGAGGCGCTCCGCGACGAGATCGGCCGGGACGAGCTGCTGCGCCGCGCGGTGGCCGCCGCCGCGCCGCACGCGGGCGACGGCCTGGTCTACGCGGGGTTGTCGCTCGGCGCGGCCGTCGCGCAGACGCTGGCGCTCGCGGACGAGAAGGCGCGCGGCCTCCTGCTGCTGCACGGCACGTCCGATCTGGCCGACGACGCGCGCACCGAGATCCCGGTGCAGCTCCACGTCGCCGACCCCGACACCTACGAGCCGGTGGACTGGCAGAACGCGTGGTACCTGCGGATGCGCAAGGCGGGCGCCGACGTGGAGGTGTTCCGCTACCCGGGCGCCGGGCACCTGTTCACCGATCCCGACCTGCCCGACTATGACGCCGAGTCCGCCGGGCGGGTGTGGCCGATCGCGCTGGACTTCGTCGACGGGCTGTGA
- the murJ gene encoding murein biosynthesis integral membrane protein MurJ has product MTTQPEDRNRAWGPDTRFPPPRSPVEETATDLPALPEPERGAGGILRSGAIMAVGTLASRVTGFLRTAMLVAALGTGALGDAYNTANTVPFIVYDLLLGGVLTAVVVPLIVRARERDPAHGARYEQRLFTLAVLGLALITAVAVALGPVFMSIYGGSMHGDQRELAVLFARLFAVQIFFLGVSAFSGAILNTRKRFGAPMWAPVLNNIVICCTAGAFLLVASGGVDPSTIGTGEVGLLAAGTIGGMALQTLALWPSLRGSGFRWRPRLDFRRGELGEMGRMAVWTLAYVVITQIGFAITTRLANSAGVAGRAKHLGDVGYTPYFNAYQLFQLPYAIIGVSVITALLPRMSEHAAAGRFGDVRDDFSTGMRLCAVIIFPAAGLMGVLGPEIATVLFAHGQTSVANAEVIAEVLRMFAVALVPFAAYQLTLRVFYALQDTRTPALIAVAVVAVNIACALAASRLLPTDKIIVGIAGGFALAQTTGALLGWAVLRRRLGGMDGRRIIATDLRLIVALWPLLGLAYAVHAVLRAGLGTGLVPGLLALAAGSAGGGLLYLLFARLMRVGEVQTMIGTVTARLPGRR; this is encoded by the coding sequence GTGACCACACAGCCGGAGGACCGGAATCGGGCCTGGGGACCGGATACACGCTTCCCCCCACCGCGGTCCCCGGTCGAGGAAACGGCGACTGACCTCCCCGCGCTGCCCGAGCCCGAACGCGGCGCCGGGGGGATCCTGCGGTCCGGCGCGATCATGGCGGTGGGGACGCTCGCGTCCCGCGTCACCGGCTTCCTGCGGACGGCCATGCTCGTCGCCGCGCTCGGCACCGGGGCGCTCGGGGACGCCTACAACACGGCGAACACCGTCCCGTTCATCGTCTACGACCTGCTGCTCGGCGGCGTGCTGACGGCCGTGGTCGTCCCGCTGATCGTCCGGGCGCGCGAACGGGACCCCGCACACGGCGCCCGCTACGAGCAGCGGCTGTTCACGCTCGCCGTCCTCGGCCTCGCGCTGATCACGGCGGTCGCGGTGGCGCTCGGGCCGGTGTTCATGTCGATCTACGGCGGCTCGATGCACGGCGACCAGCGCGAGCTGGCCGTCCTGTTCGCACGGCTGTTCGCGGTGCAGATCTTCTTCCTCGGCGTCAGCGCGTTCTCCGGGGCGATCCTCAACACGCGCAAGCGGTTCGGGGCGCCGATGTGGGCGCCGGTGCTGAACAACATCGTGATCTGCTGCACGGCGGGCGCGTTCCTGCTGGTGGCCTCGGGCGGCGTGGACCCGTCCACCATCGGGACGGGCGAGGTCGGCCTGCTGGCGGCGGGCACCATCGGCGGCATGGCGCTCCAGACGCTCGCGCTGTGGCCGTCGCTGCGCGGCAGCGGGTTCCGGTGGCGGCCCCGGCTGGACTTCCGGCGCGGCGAACTCGGCGAGATGGGCCGGATGGCCGTCTGGACGCTCGCCTACGTCGTCATCACCCAGATCGGGTTCGCGATCACGACGCGGCTCGCCAACTCGGCGGGCGTGGCCGGACGCGCGAAGCATCTCGGGGACGTCGGGTACACGCCCTACTTCAACGCCTACCAGCTCTTCCAGCTCCCCTACGCGATCATCGGCGTCTCGGTGATCACCGCGCTGCTGCCCCGGATGAGCGAGCACGCCGCCGCCGGACGGTTCGGCGACGTCCGCGACGACTTCTCCACCGGCATGCGGCTCTGCGCGGTGATCATCTTTCCGGCGGCGGGGCTGATGGGCGTGCTCGGGCCGGAGATCGCCACCGTCCTGTTCGCGCACGGCCAGACGAGCGTCGCCAACGCCGAAGTCATCGCCGAGGTGCTGCGGATGTTCGCGGTCGCGCTCGTGCCGTTCGCCGCCTACCAGCTCACGCTGCGCGTCTTCTACGCCCTCCAGGACACCCGGACGCCCGCGCTGATCGCCGTCGCGGTCGTCGCGGTGAACATCGCCTGCGCGCTGGCCGCGTCCCGGCTGCTGCCCACCGACAAGATCATCGTCGGGATCGCGGGCGGGTTCGCGCTCGCCCAGACGACCGGCGCCCTCCTCGGGTGGGCCGTCCTGCGGCGGCGGCTCGGCGGCATGGACGGACGACGTATCATCGCCACCGACCTCCGCCTGATCGTCGCGCTGTGGCCGCTGCTCGGCCTCGCCTACGCCGTCCACGCCGTCCTGCGGGCCGGACTCGGCACCGGACTGGTGCCCGGACTGCTCGCCCTCGCGGCCGGCAGCGCGGGCGGCGGGCTGCTGTACCTGCTGTTCGCGCGGCTGATGCGAGTGGGCGAAGTACAGACGATGATCGGGACCGTCACGGCCCGGCTGCCGGGACGCCGCTGA
- a CDS encoding protein kinase family protein, with translation MSTSVIEPGTRLAGRYRLEERIAAGGSTLWKAKDEILARAVAVRTFDDEFPRVREVVTSARAASRLTDPRLTQVFDADDTGENAYVVSEWVVGETLEQMLLKAPLEPGRAATLLYEAAEAVAAAHTAGLAHLCLGPRDLVWTTGGTVKILGVATDAVLGDRYADDPGARDARGLGEMLYAALTAHWPGDPERSVLPAAPRSGDTVQAPRLVQAGIPHPVDAIVCRCLGVETPGQAPLTSPAEVAAALRGVPRTPLPLFAGLGNTPPPRPSAHRPEPAARRTRNETPPRRPAPPPSAPATAPVPRPPARRPGNRALLGVAAAALTVIVGLGAWALSDGGGDGGGTGASGRPTTKTSGKATPTASTLRPTGATPFQDPAGEHPDDQIGRDPGAVIDGRPGTTWETQTYRDTAFGNLVNGLGVVLDMGGPVKVTSVKIAGLEGGGTLAVRVGDGSALGDLRSAGKATAQAGTTTIQTGGKRGTRVLVWFTELPPSCKGRIGEITVYGTK, from the coding sequence GTGAGCACGTCAGTCATCGAGCCCGGTACCCGGCTCGCCGGCCGCTACCGGCTTGAGGAGCGCATCGCGGCGGGCGGCTCCACCCTCTGGAAGGCCAAGGACGAGATCCTGGCCCGCGCCGTCGCCGTCCGCACGTTCGACGACGAGTTCCCCCGCGTCCGCGAGGTCGTCACCTCCGCCCGCGCCGCCAGCCGCCTCACCGACCCCCGCCTCACCCAGGTCTTCGACGCCGACGACACCGGCGAGAACGCCTACGTCGTCAGCGAGTGGGTCGTCGGCGAGACGCTGGAGCAGATGCTGCTCAAGGCGCCGCTGGAGCCCGGCCGCGCCGCGACCCTGCTCTATGAGGCCGCCGAGGCCGTCGCCGCCGCGCACACCGCCGGGCTCGCCCACCTGTGCCTCGGCCCCCGCGACCTGGTGTGGACGACCGGCGGCACCGTCAAGATCCTCGGCGTCGCGACCGACGCCGTCCTCGGCGACCGCTACGCCGACGACCCCGGCGCGCGGGACGCCCGCGGCCTCGGCGAGATGCTCTACGCCGCGCTCACCGCGCACTGGCCCGGCGACCCCGAGCGGTCCGTGCTGCCCGCCGCGCCGCGCTCGGGCGACACCGTCCAGGCGCCCCGGCTCGTCCAGGCGGGCATCCCGCACCCCGTCGACGCGATCGTCTGCCGCTGCCTCGGCGTCGAGACCCCCGGGCAGGCGCCGCTGACCTCCCCCGCCGAGGTCGCCGCCGCGCTGCGCGGCGTCCCGCGCACCCCGCTGCCGCTGTTCGCCGGGCTCGGCAACACGCCGCCGCCGCGGCCGTCCGCGCACCGGCCGGAACCGGCCGCGCGCCGCACCCGGAACGAGACACCGCCGCGTCGTCCCGCCCCGCCGCCGTCGGCGCCGGCCACCGCGCCCGTGCCGCGTCCGCCCGCGCGGCGGCCCGGCAACCGCGCACTGCTCGGCGTCGCCGCCGCCGCGCTCACCGTCATCGTCGGGCTCGGCGCGTGGGCGCTGTCGGACGGCGGCGGCGACGGGGGCGGCACGGGCGCGAGCGGACGGCCGACCACCAAGACGTCCGGCAAGGCCACGCCCACCGCGTCCACGCTGCGGCCCACCGGCGCCACGCCGTTCCAGGACCCGGCGGGCGAGCACCCCGACGACCAGATCGGCCGCGACCCCGGCGCCGTCATCGACGGACGCCCCGGGACGACCTGGGAGACCCAGACCTACCGCGACACCGCGTTCGGCAACCTCGTCAACGGGCTCGGCGTCGTCCTGGACATGGGCGGGCCGGTCAAGGTGACCAGCGTGAAGATCGCCGGGCTGGAGGGCGGCGGGACGCTCGCCGTCCGCGTCGGCGACGGCTCGGCGCTCGGCGACCTGCGCTCCGCCGGGAAGGCCACCGCGCAGGCCGGGACGACCACGATCCAGACCGGCGGGAAGCGCGGCACCCGCGTCCTCGTCTGGTTCACCGAGCTTCCGCCGAGCTGCAAGGGCCGCATCGGCGAGATCACCGTGTACGGAACCAAGTAA
- a CDS encoding DUF6049 family protein has translation MRAARRAAALLSVVPFLTCVPLAPARGQAQAQPRERAEVTIALTAMSPRAEPSGKRSIVQVHGRIENHTGHSVPGLSVRLRYNGSPVGSRGQLDQLAQAEPGTRLVGTGQAAPLPQAVPSGGAQDFALKLNTKTAGMRAFGVYPVGVEVVNAQQQAVAGVTSFVTFTGANPGYKPVSIGWVWPLIDRMHRADDDTFLDGRLAGELAPNGRLRGLVDAAGQTKTPVTWAIDPALLDDVTAMTRPYTVGTGDRRQKKGADKAAAEWIRALKAASAGDPYFAVPYADPDAVALVRYRMTKDLTAAYDQRTIAAQVLGRQPTAKIAWPPAGMAGPSTLTQLAGLSKLGKPGDGSFLLTDAMFAPPPGGTPRATTTIQTGAGTKGVIAYDEKLSQLVSVDTSRPGAEVLAEQRFLAETAMITAEAPNTPRTLVVAPNRHWNPSPSYARTLLTYTGTAPWLRAQPLDKIASVAPQQRASTGYPDDFQRYELGPGHLGAVRGIERRADAFTSMMIPPINVGYQRSVLRAESAAWRGRQARAKQARDALSSELDHTLIKVRVLNSRVSLAGRSGHILVTVVNELPDQRIRVVMDVSSLNSAKLQIGRIDDGDRVIELGPGQKTSRPIPVEANGNGNFQIHLQLRSLSGRKFDKGKDITVRTTGYGRAALLITGGGLAVLFAGVGVRAARARRRRKAEAAGDHTAGGPESGLGTGYTLPPTAVPGRGNGD, from the coding sequence GTGAGGGCGGCCAGACGCGCGGCGGCGCTGCTCTCGGTCGTCCCCTTCCTGACGTGCGTGCCCCTCGCGCCGGCGCGAGGGCAGGCGCAGGCCCAGCCGCGCGAGCGCGCCGAGGTGACGATCGCGCTCACCGCGATGTCGCCGCGCGCCGAACCGTCCGGCAAACGCTCGATCGTGCAGGTGCACGGACGCATCGAGAATCACACCGGCCACAGCGTCCCCGGCCTTTCGGTGCGCCTGCGCTACAACGGGAGCCCGGTCGGCAGCCGGGGCCAGCTCGACCAGCTCGCGCAGGCCGAACCCGGGACCCGGCTCGTCGGGACGGGCCAGGCCGCGCCGCTGCCGCAGGCCGTCCCGTCCGGCGGCGCGCAGGACTTCGCGCTCAAGCTCAACACCAAGACCGCCGGCATGCGCGCGTTCGGTGTGTACCCGGTCGGTGTCGAGGTGGTGAACGCCCAGCAGCAGGCCGTCGCGGGCGTCACCTCGTTCGTGACGTTCACCGGCGCGAACCCCGGCTACAAGCCCGTCAGCATCGGCTGGGTGTGGCCGCTGATCGACCGGATGCACCGCGCAGACGACGACACCTTCCTCGACGGCCGGCTCGCCGGCGAACTGGCCCCGAACGGACGGCTGCGCGGGCTCGTGGACGCCGCCGGGCAGACCAAGACGCCCGTGACCTGGGCGATCGACCCCGCGCTGCTGGACGACGTCACCGCGATGACCCGTCCGTACACGGTCGGCACGGGCGACCGGCGGCAGAAGAAGGGCGCCGACAAGGCCGCCGCCGAGTGGATCCGCGCGCTCAAGGCCGCGTCGGCGGGCGACCCGTACTTCGCCGTCCCGTACGCCGACCCCGACGCCGTCGCGCTCGTCCGGTACCGCATGACCAAGGACCTCACCGCCGCCTACGACCAGCGGACGATCGCCGCGCAGGTCCTCGGCCGCCAGCCCACCGCCAAGATCGCGTGGCCGCCCGCCGGGATGGCCGGGCCGTCCACGCTCACCCAGCTCGCGGGGCTGTCCAAGCTCGGCAAGCCCGGCGACGGGTCGTTCCTGCTCACCGACGCGATGTTCGCGCCGCCGCCGGGCGGGACGCCGCGCGCCACCACCACGATCCAGACCGGCGCCGGGACCAAGGGCGTCATCGCCTACGACGAGAAGCTGAGCCAGCTCGTCAGCGTCGACACGTCCCGGCCGGGCGCCGAGGTCCTCGCCGAGCAGCGGTTCCTCGCCGAGACCGCGATGATCACGGCGGAGGCGCCGAACACGCCGCGCACGCTCGTCGTCGCGCCGAACCGGCACTGGAACCCGTCGCCGTCCTACGCGCGGACGCTCCTGACCTACACCGGCACCGCGCCCTGGCTGCGCGCCCAGCCGCTCGACAAGATCGCCTCGGTCGCGCCGCAGCAGCGCGCGTCCACCGGCTACCCCGACGACTTCCAGCGCTACGAACTCGGCCCCGGCCACCTCGGCGCGGTGCGCGGGATCGAGCGGCGCGCGGACGCCTTCACGTCCATGATGATCCCGCCGATCAACGTCGGCTACCAGCGGTCGGTGCTGCGCGCGGAGTCGGCGGCGTGGCGCGGCCGGCAGGCCCGCGCCAAGCAGGCCCGGGACGCGCTGTCGAGCGAGCTGGACCACACCCTCATCAAGGTGCGCGTCCTGAACTCCCGGGTGTCGCTGGCCGGACGGTCCGGACACATTCTCGTCACCGTGGTCAACGAGCTGCCCGACCAGCGGATCCGCGTCGTGATGGACGTCTCGTCCCTCAACAGCGCCAAGCTCCAGATCGGCCGGATCGACGACGGCGACCGCGTGATCGAGCTCGGGCCGGGACAGAAGACGTCGCGTCCGATCCCCGTCGAGGCCAACGGCAACGGCAACTTCCAGATCCACCTGCAACTGCGGTCCCTGTCGGGCCGTAAGTTCGACAAGGGCAAGGACATCACGGTCCGCACCACCGGCTACGGTCGCGCCGCGCTCCTGATCACCGGCGGCGGGCTCGCCGTCCTGTTCGCGGGCGTCGGGGTGCGGGCCGCGCGCGCGAGGCGGCGACGGAAGGCGGAGGCAGCCGGTGACCACACAGCCGGAGGACCGGAATCGGGCCTGGGGACCGGATACACGCTTCCCCCCACCGCGGTCCCCGGTCGAGGAAACGGCGACTGA
- the trxB gene encoding thioredoxin-disulfide reductase translates to MSDDVRNVIIIGSGPAGYTAAIYAARGDLKPLLFEGSVTAGGALMNTTDVENYPGFPDGVMGPDLMDGLRKQAERFGAELITDDVTEVDLTAEPKIVKVGDDVYRAHAVIVATGSGYRELGLENEKRLSGRGVSWCATCDGFFFREQDIAVVGGGDTAMEEATFLTKFARTVTVIHRRDSLRASKIMQDRARANDKIRFVWNTEVADVLGDDRVSGLVLRNRDTGEESQLDVTGLFIAIGHLPRSELFTGQLDTDAEGYLTVESPTTRTKIPGVFACGDVVDHVYRQAITAAGSGCAAAIDAERWLADRGAADLVPQQDPAELSVKG, encoded by the coding sequence GTGAGCGACGACGTCAGGAACGTCATCATCATCGGCTCGGGTCCCGCCGGGTACACCGCGGCGATCTACGCGGCGCGCGGCGACCTGAAGCCCCTGCTGTTCGAGGGGTCCGTCACCGCGGGCGGTGCGCTGATGAACACCACCGACGTCGAGAACTACCCCGGCTTCCCCGACGGCGTCATGGGCCCCGACCTCATGGACGGCCTCCGCAAGCAGGCCGAGCGGTTCGGCGCCGAGCTGATCACCGACGACGTCACCGAGGTCGACCTGACCGCCGAGCCCAAGATCGTCAAGGTCGGCGACGACGTGTACCGCGCGCACGCCGTCATCGTCGCGACCGGCTCGGGCTACCGCGAGCTGGGCCTGGAGAACGAGAAGCGGCTGTCGGGACGCGGCGTGTCCTGGTGCGCGACGTGCGACGGGTTCTTCTTCCGCGAGCAGGACATCGCCGTCGTCGGCGGCGGCGACACCGCGATGGAGGAGGCGACGTTCCTGACGAAGTTCGCCCGCACCGTCACCGTGATCCACCGCCGCGACTCGCTGCGCGCCAGCAAGATCATGCAGGACCGCGCGCGGGCCAACGACAAGATCCGCTTCGTGTGGAACACCGAGGTCGCGGACGTCCTCGGCGACGACCGCGTCAGCGGGCTCGTCCTGCGGAACCGTGACACCGGCGAAGAGTCTCAGCTCGACGTGACGGGCCTGTTCATCGCGATCGGGCACCTGCCGCGCAGCGAGCTGTTCACCGGGCAGCTCGACACCGACGCCGAGGGCTACCTGACCGTCGAGTCGCCCACCACCCGCACCAAGATCCCCGGCGTGTTCGCCTGCGGCGACGTCGTCGACCACGTCTACCGGCAGGCGATCACCGCCGCCGGGAGCGGCTGCGCCGCCGCGATCGACGCCGAGCGCTGGCTCGCCGACCGGGGCGCCGCCGACCTCGTACCGCAGCAGGACCCCGCGGAACTGTCCGTCAAGGGCTGA